The genomic region CTTGGCGGTGCATTTGCACTGTTTGGTGCCATTGCAGCCTTTGGCATCGGCAACGGTGTGCAGGCCAATGGTGTTGCCTCGGTTCTGGAATCGAACTTCGGCGTCAATACCTCGGTCACCGGCGTTATTCTGATGGTACTGACCGCTGCCGTTATCCTTGGCGGTATCACCCGCATTGGTGCGGTTGCCGGTAAACTGGTGCCCTTCATGGCCGTCAGCTACATCATTGCCGGCTTGTTGGTTCTATTGATCAACATTGATGGTATCGGCAATGCGCTGAACCTGGTCTTCACCCATGCCTTCACGCCTTCGGCTGCCGAAGGTGGCTTTGCTGGTGCGGCGGTCTGGATGGCGATCCGCTTTGGTGTTGCCCGTGGCGTGTTCTCCAACGAAGCTGGTCTTGGCTCGGCGCCAATCGCCCATGCTGCTGCCTCCACTGCTGGTCCAGTAAACCAGGGTTTGGTTGCGATGCTGGGTACCTTCATTGACACCATCATTGTTTGCACAATCACCGGTCTCGCAATCATCGCGTCCGGTGCCTGGACCTCGGGTGAATCCGGAGCGGCGCTCACCTCGCTGGCTTTTGAAACCTCGCTGCCCGGCATCGGTGGCGCCCTGATCGCGGTAGCCCTGTCGATCTTTGCCTTCACCACCATCCTTGGCTGGTCCTTCTATGGCGAAAAATGTGTCGGTTTCTTCTTTGGCCCAAAGGCGCTGATGCCCTACCGTGTGATGTGGATTGTGATGATCTACTTTGGTGCGACTGCTGACCTCGGCTTTATCTGGCTGCTGGCCGATACGCTGAACGCCATGATGGCCATTCCGAACCTGATCGCGCTGGCCCTGCTAAGCCCGGTCGTCTTCAAGCTCACCCGCGAATTCTTCGCCTCCGGTGGCGCTACCGAAGGCCCCGGGACGCAGACCAAATAAGCGACCCCTACAAAACTCCGAAGGGCTGGCCAGCTGGCCCCTCGGATCCCCAATTTAAGATAACCTCTTAAGGAGATGACAGATGGCCACCAAAATCCTGCTGACGATTGATCACACCGATGACACTTCGTGGAAAAAAGCACTGCCGATTGCACTGGAACAGGCCAAATTCTACGGCGCCGAACTGCACACTGTCGAGGTCATCCCCGAAATCATCCAATTGCCAAATCTGCCTGCTAACTATGGGGCTGGCGCCAAAGAATTCGTGCGCAAGGCGGTGCAGGCGATCCTCGATCAAGGCAATGCATCAGATGTTCCGGTGCATATCAAAGAAGGCAGCGTCTACCGTGAAATCCTCAAACTCGCCCACAAAGATGGTTTTGACATGATCGTCATCGCCTCCGCCAAGGGTGACTTCCCCAATTACGAAATCGGCCCTAACCTGGCCCGTGTGGTGCGCAATGCCCATTGCACCGTCATGGTTATCCGCGACTGATCCCCTGCCGCCATAACCCTCTGAAAGAAGGCAGGGCGCGCTATACCTTCTTCACCAATGACGATGGCGGCATCATGGATGACCTGATCGTCGCCAATGCTGGCGATCACCTGTTTGTGGTGGTCAACGCCTCGATGCGCGATCAGGACATCCCGCATATGGCCAGCCATCTGGACGGCATCGAGGTCACCGAGATTTTTAGTCGGGCGCTGATCGCGATGCAGAAACGCCGCCGCGAGGAGGGCGGCTTCCCCGGCGCCGCCCGCATCCAGCGCGACCTGGCGCAGGGCTGGTAGGGGATCAGCAAGAGAAGACTGACATTCCAGCGGCGCGTTGGGCCAACCAACGGTTGCGGCGTCGCGACGGTCGCTGATGCCTCATCTGGCTGCGAGCGAAAACCGGACACAGAATCCATCGTTTAGCCAGAGCCGCCCCTTCTTCGATTGTTTCATTGGCACTTTAAGCCCCTCACGTTTCCACAAACGCTCAACACGTTTGTTATTCACCCATTGCCGACAGGCGGTGTCTACACCGCCGAGAGGGGCCAGCCTGCGTCTCTTAACAAGGCAGACACCCGGCGGTAAGCGGATTAGAGCCCGGTCAGGTGCTACGATCGCGCATCCGGGTGCCTAGGCTCATTTTTTCTGCCATCACTTCCGCCGCCTCCCTTAGTGGGTCACCGGCAATATGGGCATAGCGCTGCGTCGTCATAGGATTTGTGTGCCCAAGCAGGCGCCCAACGATTGCGAGACTCATCCCGCTCGACACAAGCTGTGATGCGTGTGTGTGGCGATTGTCGTGGATGCGGTAGTCGCTGATACCGGCCTTCGAAAGAACGGATCGCCAGAATTTCTTGAGATCCACAATCGGCTTGTTCTTAGATCTGCCCGGAAAGACGAACTCCGACCCGGCGGCACCGTTCTTGATCCGGCTCAATAGGGCCGCGGCTGCTTTGGAGAGCGGCAAGTGCTCTGTTCGCTTCTGTTTGGTATGGTGAGAGGGCTTGATCCATACACCGCGGTCGAGGTCGAAATTTTCCCATTTGGAAGTCAAAACTTCCCCGATCCGTGCGCCGGTTAGCAGTTGCAGGCGGATCGCATTCGCAGCTTTCTGGTTCGGATGATTGTCCAAAGCCACGCACAGACGGGTCAACTCGTCGCTAGACAACCATCGGTGCCTTTTTTCTTCGTGAAATCTCTCGATACCTTTGGCAGGGTTATCTGATCGCATTCCCCATTTGATCGACAACTCGAACATCTTTGACAGAAGTGCGAGAGCACGATTGGCTTGATATGGCGTCACTTTGAGCGAATTGTGAAACGTCTGAATATCCTTGTGACGAACGTCGCGGATCTTTTGCGAGGTGAACCTTGGCAAGATTAGGCGCGTAAGCATGGATCTGTCATTGGCCACGCTCTTTGGCCGCTTTTTGGGGATCGCGTGCACGTCCAAGTATTGCTGACAGAGATCTTGCATGATGGGTGCTTCGCGGACCATCTGTGCTTCTGTAACTGGATCTCCGCCGCGCAACACATCCGAAAGCAGTCCCGTCGCAATGTCCTTAGCTTGAGCAAAGGACATTAAGGGGCCGTGCTGGCCAATAGTCTTTCGGCGCGATCTACCGGTGGATCGCGTTCTGTATTGGACGACGTAGGACTTCGTGCCGTTGAGTTTGACACGAACGCCGAAGCCCGGGAAAGATATGTCCCAGTAGATCAATTCCGCAGTCAGAGGTTGGAGTTTGTCGACGACAGATTTTGATAATCGTTGCTTTGGCATTTTTTGCTCTCTGGCTAAAATTGGGTAAGCACTGGGTAAGCGCTAGGTAAGCATAAACGAGAGAATTTGTAAGAAGTAATGTAAAGGGGATCGAAGTGAAGTGTCAGAATCCCTTTACATTTATGGGCAATATGGAGCGGAAGAGAAATGTGTAGAAGCAGTGGAAAGTGCGGTCCGTAAGATTTGTAATCAGTAGGTCCGCGGTTCGAGTCCGTGTGGGGGCACCATTTCATCCAGCATTTTGCGTGTATAATCATGCATATAGGGTTGAAGTGCGTTCCTCATAGGTGACACATTAGGAGACACAAGCGTGTCAGTCGTCATCTTTGAACTTGGAGCCATAGTCGTTTTGGCTAAGTATATTCATCTTAAGAAGAACTCAGAGGTTTGGTACTTCCGTCGTCGTGTTCCTGAGGATGTTCGCCACTACTACCCCAAATTGGGTAAGCGCGGTGAGATCTTCCATTCGCTCAAGACGAAAGATCCAATGGAAGCAGCAAGAATGGCTGATAAGTTGGCAACCCAGCAAGATAGTCTCTGGGATTCAGTGCGTGGCAATGTTAATCTAGTTGGGCCTGAAACGGTTGAGGTCGCTCATGCCATCCTTGATGCTCACGATTTGAAGCCCGGCCAAAAAGCTGAATATGATACCTACTGTATTGAGCCAGAGGATTTCATGTCGACCTTGCGGATGGAAGCTGATGTGCACTCGGCCGATGACACTCGAGCCCGACCAAATTGGTTTCGTGAGGTGCCTCCTGAGTATCAAATGGCCCAAGATTTGTTCAACGGGAAGAAAGCGCCATTGTTCCTGTCCGACGCATTGGTGAAATTTCAGGAACTTAAGGGGGAAGACCCAACCACCAAGAAGGGTGCTGATAGAGTTCGTGTTGTTGAAGACTTCATTGGTCTTGTCGGTAACCTTCAGATCCTAGATTACAGTCGAGAACACGCAAACGAGTACATTCACTACTTGCTCACAGAGAAGGGCAACAAGACGGCAACGGTAAAGCGCCGACTCAATGGTTTGAGACCTGTATTCAAGACTGTGTGTCGTGAGTTTGAGCTGACTGATCGCCAGATCTTTGAGGGGAACCACATTCCCAATCTTGGAGAGGATTCCAAGGACCGGCTCCCATTCACCAATACGGAACTCCAGACCATCTGGTCGGCTTGTGTTCAACAAGATGATGATATGCGTTGGATTATTGCATTGATGATCGACACTGGCATGCGTCTTGGCGAAGTCGTTGGCCTTAAAGTCGAAGACATCAAAATCGATGATCCTTCGCCATACGTCATAGTGAGACCCAATGATGCCCGATCCCTCAAGTGGACCTGTCACGGTATTGTTCCGCCCCTTTGAGAGCATATTCTGCCCCAAAGGAGATACACCATGGCACCACGACCATCCGAAGAATTCAAACGCGACGCAGTGCGGATCGCACTGACCAGCGGGCTGACCCGCCGACAGGCGTCCTCCGATCTTGGGGTTGGTATGTCCACCCTGTGCAAGTGGATCGGAACCTATCGTGACGCGGACGTTGTTTCGAAAGAGGATCAGGAACTGGCCAATGAGAACGAGCGCCTTCGCCGGGAAAACCGCCTTCTACGTGAGGAGAGGGAGCTGCTAAAAAAAGCAACAATCTTCTTTGCGGACCAAAGCAAATGAGGTTTTCATTTGTTGAAAAGCACCGCAATAGCATTCCCACAGAGCGACTTTGCCGGATTGTGGATGTCACCCCACGTGGCTACCGAGCCTGGCGCAAACGCCCTGCCTGCCAGCGTCAACGTGGGGATATGGTTCTGTTGGCCCACATCCGGGAGCAGCACCGCCTGAGTTTGCAGAGCTACGGCCGACCGAGAATGGTCGAAGAACTGAAAGAGCTTGGTCTGGATATTGGTCACCGCCGTGTCGGCCGATTGATGCGCCAGAACGGCATATCTGTTGTCAGAACCCGTAAGTACAAGGCCACAACGGACAGCAATCACAAGTTCAACATCACGCCAAACCTGCTGAACCGGAACTTCTCAGCAGATCGACCCAATCAAAAATGGGTTGTTGATATCAGCCACATCTGGACCCGCGAGGGCTGGCTCTATCTGGCCGTGGTTCTGGACCTGTACTCCAGGCGCGTGGTCGGTTGGGCTGTCAGCAACCGGATGAAGCGCGATCTGGCCATACGGGCGCTGAACATGGCCATAACCCTGCGCAGGCCGCCCAAAGGATGCATCCATCATTCTGATAGGGGCAGCCAATATTGCTCGCAGGATTACCAGAAAATCCTGCGCCGGTATGGCTTCAAGGTATCCATGAGCGGCAAGGGTAATTGCTATGATAACGCCGCAATGGAAACCTTCTTCAAAACCATCAAAGCGGAATTGATCTGGCGGCACTCTTGGCAAACCCGCAGGGCTGCTGAGATCGCCATCTTCGAGTACATTAATGGGTTCTATAATCCCCGCCGGAGACACTCGGCATTAGGCTGGAAAAGTCCCTTGGCTTTTGAAAAGATCGCCGCCTAAATGAGCACAAGGGGCGGAACGAAAGCGGGACAGGTCCAGACCTTTAAAACTGCCAGCAAGAATGTCCGAGAAGCCTGCACCGAAGCGGTCATCGGACAGTCCATCAAAGGAGGAATTCTTGCAGAGTACTGAGCGACAATTTCAGGTTTTTGTGGTAAAATGGGGCGTGGTTTCACGAGTTGGAGGGTTTTGGTATGCATCGCATCGTCTCATCCGCGAGTATCTTCTTGATTTTTTTAATCGTGCCTGTCGTGGTGGCGGCACAGACGTCTCCGGGAGAATCGGGGATTAGCTTGGAACAAACGATTGGATCGAATGCCGGCATCGGAAATGGGTCGGACTGGTCAACCGATGATGGCGAGAGATACTTCACCAGCATACCTGACAGTTCTGAAAATCCTGACGACCCGTCGCACGATGCAAAAGCGCCGAAGGTTGAGATTGACCCCGGCAAGTCCCAGAAGAACGCAAACAACAGTAAATGAGCGGTCCAAAATGGACGCATAAAGGTGTGCGGCCTTAATGTGCCGCTCACCAATTAGGCGACTGCATGCCGTCCAGAAAAGGAGAGTTCTTACGAAGCTCTCGTAAGGGATTTCCCGGCTCCCAGATCTTCCCCATCCCAGCCTTCCAAAGACTGCTCCGCCATAATATTTCTGGAATTCCTTTGCCTTGGAGGCCAGCGGGTGCATTTTGCAGTATGCACCGACAAGGATACGACTGCGCCCTTGGGTTCTGGAAAGGTTGTAGAAATGAAGCCTCATGCGTTGAGAATATTGTGGACGCTTGCCGTAGTTGTTGCGGCCTGCACAAATACGGCATGGGCGGCGGACCCGATTGTCGGGAAATGGCAGACCCAGCCGGACCGCAAGAACCTAACCTCCCACATTCAGATCAGCAGTTGCCGGGATGGATTCTGCGGCCTGATCCTGGCCGCCTTTGACCAGTCGGGCAAAGAAATGACCACACCAAATATCGGTAAACCACTGTTCTGGGGCGTGAAGCGGACAGGAGCTGGCCGTTATGGCGGCGGTATATTCTGGGTACCGCTGGTGAATGTGAAAGTCACGCCTAAGATGTCCCTGAAAGGCAATTCGCTGAAAGTCATAGGCTGCAAGATGGAAGTTTGCGAACAGTCCCTTTGGACCCGGATGTAAGTGCCGCCTAAACGTCCAAATAAGGAGGATACTTGGGCGCATAGTTGCTGACATCCGGCGTTGAGTAAAGTCAGGAAAACCCTAGTGGGTATCATAGTGAGACTACCTCACAGTAGAGTTTCGGAGTTTGCTTCGGGCTAGTGAGTGGACGTTTTTCATCAGTAACTTTTCAATTGGAACCGCAGGGCTCGTTACCAAACTTGCTCTGCGGTTCACTTTTGTCCGGGTGGTGGCTTGGGCGGCTCAACCCAAGTAAGGAGAAATCGAAGTGAACTTGGGCAATCCGGGTAATCCCCCCATTTTTAACAGGGGGCGGTCGTAGAATTTACGCGGCCATTTTCAGTTTCATTGCGGGTGTGATGCCGCCGAGGCCCATATTCGGGCGGTCATTATTGTAAGTCCATAGCCATTGTGTGGCAAAGTCCTGTGCCTCCTCTATGTTTTCGATGATATGTTGGTCCAACCATTCATGCCTGACGGTGCGATTATAGCGCTCGATGTAAGCGTTCTGCTGCGGCTTTCCGGGTTGAATGTACTGGATGATAATACCTTGTTTCTCAGCCCATTCCAGCAGCTTACCACTGATGTACTCCGGCCCATTATCGACCCGAATGGTTCCTGGTTTCCCACGCCATTCAATGATCCGATTAAGGCTGCGAATAACCCGTTCGGCTGGCAAAGAAAAATCGACCTCGATGCCCAAACCCTCGCGGTTAAAATCATCCAGCACGTTCAAGAGCCGAAACGCCCGACCATCCCCGAGGCGATCCGCCATGAAGTCCATCGACCAGGTCATGTTCGGGGCGTCCGGCACTGCCAGCGCATCGGGTTTGTCCCGCTTTAACCGTTTCCGAGGTTTGATCCGCAAGTTCAGTTCCAGTTCGCAGTAAATCCGGTAAACCCTTTTGTGGTTCCACGAATGACCTTGCACGTTACGTAGATGCAGGAAACATAGCCCAAACCCCCAAGTCTTCCGTGCGGCCGTCAGCCCAACCAGCAGATCGGCAATCTCTTCGTTCTCATCGCTCAAGAGCGGGCTGTAACGATAGCACGTCTCACTGACATCAAACGTGCGGCAGGCCAGCGCAATGCTGATACCGTGGCGCGCCACCGCTTTCTCGGCCAGACCCCGTCGCAAGGCTGGCCGGATCACTTTTTTCCCAGGGCTTCCTTCAGTAATTCTGCTTGCATGCTCATCTCGGCATACATCTTTTTCAGCCGCCGGTTCTCGTCTTCAAGCGCCTTCATTTGGCTGATCATCGACGCGTCCATACCACCGTATTTTGATCGCCATTTGTAGAACGACGCGTTGCTCATCCCGTGCTCGCGGCACAGCTCCGTTACAGGCACACCGCCTTCGGCTTGGCGTAGGATCGCAAGAATTTGGGGTTCGCTATATCTCGTCATCTTCATCAAAATCTCCTCATGCATTCTGCCGAGAAAATTCTACTTCCACATCCCCTTAGTTTCGGGGGGGATTACCGCGTCACCAGCCTGTTGGCGCAAAATGTCGCAGTCAAAATGCGTCTGTGACTGTCGGTCAACGTTAGAACAAGGAATTGCCTTGCTGGGGTTTGTTGGACACATCTCCGCAATGTCAGCTAACTGCACTTTCGCGACCTTGGTGCATAGTGCAGCATCCGACACTAAGGGCGGTTAGCATGCGTAATTGGGCTACCTCTGTTTTGAGGTCGAGCTCCCGGTATGATCACAAGATAGCCGTGAACAAGGGAGATAAATGATGGACTACTTTGTTGGACTTGATGTGTCGCTTCGCTCATGTGCGCTCTGTATTGTTGATACAAAGGGTAATGTTCTTCTAGAGCGCGAGCTGGCCTGCGAGGTCGATGACATTGCAGAGTGCCTTTCCGAGTTCGAATTCCCGATAGAATGTGTCGGCCTGGAAGCCGGAACCATGAGCCAGCATCTTTACTTTGGACTGCAGGCTGCCGGTTTTGATGTGGTTTGCATGGAGTCACGGCAAGTGAACGCTGCCCTGTCCGCAATGAGAAACAAGACCGACAAAAATGATGCCAAAGGCATTGCGCATGTTTTGCGCACCGGTTGGTTCAGCCCGGTGCACATGAAGAGCCGTGAGGCCCATGGTCTTAGAGCGCTCCTCAGTACACGCAAGGCATTGCTCAAGAAGACGATGGATCTGGCAAATGAAACCCGTGGGTTGCTGAAGATATTTGGCATCCGCCTGCCCAAAACCGTTTCGCATGGAAGTTTTGATGGCATCGTACGTCCTATCATCGAAATGGATGATGTTCTGGCGCATGCCCTTGTGCCGCTGCTCGACGCAAGGGTGGCGCTGTATCAGCAATACCTGGAGCTGGACCGGCGCGTAAAACAGGCTGCCAGTCAGGATGAAGTTTGCCTGAGACTGATGACCGTTCCCGGAGTTGGGCCCATTACAGCACTGACGTTTAAGGCAGCCGTCGATGATCCAACTCGGTTCAAAAGGTCCAGAACGGTTGGCGCGCATTTTGGACTTACTCCCCGGCGATACCAGTCAGGAGAGCACGACAACCCTGGCCGCATATCAAAGGCTGGAGATAGTGATGTCCGCGCTGCACTTTATGCGGCGGGCAATGCATTGCTCATGCGAAGTATGGCACAATCGCAAATCAAGTCTTGGGGAATGCGCTTGATGCGGACCAAAGGCCGCCGCCGTGCGGTTGTTGCTGTGGCTCGAAAATTAGCCGTTTTACTGCATCGTATGTGGGTCGACGGCGCGGAATTCCGTCAGGAACAGCTGGGGAGCACGGCATGACATAAATCGCCAAATACCCAGCCCTGACGGGATCGTCCTCACCGGACGAGGTTTGTGGAAGAAGCCGAAAAAGTTCGCTGCGCATCCTGAAGCGCGCCAGTTAGCGGGGCTCCCCACAGCCGATCCAACACATGCGTGCAGCGGTGCCAAATGAGCATCAACCAGACTGCGAAGAGAAGTGTGACCCGGATGAGTGACAATGACCCAGAAAACAAGGAAAACGAGCTTGACCCAAACACCCAATTAGAGAATCCGACCTTCGCTGCGAGCTGCGTGAATGACGGCTATGCGGAACAAATCTGACTGACATCATTAGCAGTGGGTGGCGAGAACGGTTTCTCATGCCAATCTTAGCAAAGCAGTTCTCTTTAACTCGCTTGGGCATTTTACCCGGCTTGATATATGCTCACTAGCAAATCAAGTTCGCTCGCCGCAGGTTGATTTAAAGCCTGCTCAGGCTGTCTGCGATCTCAGTTGCAATCGCTTTTGCGTCGACACCTTCGCGTTCCGCTGACACGCGCAGTCCCAAAAGATCAGACTGATATCGACGGGCGAGCACTTTCGGATCAAGCGCTTTATCGATGTATCCAGCCGATTGGGCCGCTTGAAACAGCTCTGCAAACTGCCCTTCCATCCTAAGTAGATGCCCATTGGCCCTGGCTGCCAGTGGGTGACCACGCGCATGCAATTCAAGGACAGTCTTGGCAAGCATACAGGCCTTAGCGGGGGCAGCGTCGTTTTCGATGGCCATCTCTGGAAAGAGTTGTAGAGCTTTGATCGGTCCAAGTTCTGCGGCCAGTGCCTTTAAGCGCAAAATGCCATCCTTTGCGTATTTATCCAGCGCAAGTTCGAACAAGGCATCCTTTGACCCAAATGCTGCGTAAAAACTGCCGGGTTTCATCTGCAAGGCAGCCTCAAGGTTTTTGAGTGACGTTCCCGCCCATCCGCGCTGCCAGAACAGGTCACGGGCGCGGTCAATCAATTCATTTCGGTCGTATTTAGGCTTGCGAGGCATGGGGTCACCAATTTTTGAGCGATCACTCAATTATATACTTGAGTGATCGCTCAAGAAAGCCTAAATAGCAATTATTCAACGCTTTCGCAAAGGACATCACATGGCGAACTTCCCCTCTCATGACCTCGATACCGCACCTGACGCCTCCAAGCCTCTGCTGGAGAAGTCACAAAAAGCTTTTGGCCGGCTGCCCGGTCTACATAAGGTTCTGGCCGAAAGCCCGCAGGCCTATGAGGGATATCAGCTGCTTCACAAACTGTTCACGGAAACCGACTTTGATGCCGACGAACTGACCGTCGTCTGGCAGGCAATCAATGTTGAGAACGCCTGTCACTATTGCGTCCCGGCCCACACGGGTATCGCAAAGATGATGAAAGTGTCCGATGAGCTCACCGAAGCCCTGCGCACCGAAATGCCACTTCCATCGGCCAAGCTCGAAGCGCTACGCACATTTACAATTCAAATGCTTCGGGAGCGTGGCAA from Parasedimentitalea psychrophila harbors:
- a CDS encoding DUF2147 domain-containing protein; translation: MHFAVCTDKDTTAPLGSGKVVEMKPHALRILWTLAVVVAACTNTAWAADPIVGKWQTQPDRKNLTSHIQISSCRDGFCGLILAAFDQSGKEMTTPNIGKPLFWGVKRTGAGRYGGGIFWVPLVNVKVTPKMSLKGNSLKVIGCKMEVCEQSLWTRM
- a CDS encoding IS110 family RNA-guided transposase, which codes for MDYFVGLDVSLRSCALCIVDTKGNVLLERELACEVDDIAECLSEFEFPIECVGLEAGTMSQHLYFGLQAAGFDVVCMESRQVNAALSAMRNKTDKNDAKGIAHVLRTGWFSPVHMKSREAHGLRALLSTRKALLKKTMDLANETRGLLKIFGIRLPKTVSHGSFDGIVRPIIEMDDVLAHALVPLLDARVALYQQYLELDRRVKQAASQDEVCLRLMTVPGVGPITALTFKAAVDDPTRFKRSRTVGAHFGLTPRRYQSGEHDNPGRISKAGDSDVRAALYAAGNALLMRSMAQSQIKSWGMRLMRTKGRRRAVVAVARKLAVLLHRMWVDGAEFRQEQLGSTA
- a CDS encoding tyrosine-type recombinase/integrase, with product MPKQRLSKSVVDKLQPLTAELIYWDISFPGFGVRVKLNGTKSYVVQYRTRSTGRSRRKTIGQHGPLMSFAQAKDIATGLLSDVLRGGDPVTEAQMVREAPIMQDLCQQYLDVHAIPKKRPKSVANDRSMLTRLILPRFTSQKIRDVRHKDIQTFHNSLKVTPYQANRALALLSKMFELSIKWGMRSDNPAKGIERFHEEKRHRWLSSDELTRLCVALDNHPNQKAANAIRLQLLTGARIGEVLTSKWENFDLDRGVWIKPSHHTKQKRTEHLPLSKAAAALLSRIKNGAAGSEFVFPGRSKNKPIVDLKKFWRSVLSKAGISDYRIHDNRHTHASQLVSSGMSLAIVGRLLGHTNPMTTQRYAHIAGDPLREAAEVMAEKMSLGTRMRDRST
- a CDS encoding alanine/glycine:cation symporter family protein produces the protein MEALTSIVGAINGIVWGPLMLVLILGVGFFLMAGLKFMPILKLGTGFRLLFKGRETQGEGQISPFNALMTSLSATIGTGNIAGVATAVYLGGPGALFWMWMTALVGMATKYAEAVLAVKYREQDELGNFVGGPMYYIKNGLGAKWAWLGGAFALFGAIAAFGIGNGVQANGVASVLESNFGVNTSVTGVILMVLTAAVILGGITRIGAVAGKLVPFMAVSYIIAGLLVLLINIDGIGNALNLVFTHAFTPSAAEGGFAGAAVWMAIRFGVARGVFSNEAGLGSAPIAHAAASTAGPVNQGLVAMLGTFIDTIIVCTITGLAIIASGAWTSGESGAALTSLAFETSLPGIGGALIAVALSIFAFTTILGWSFYGEKCVGFFFGPKALMPYRVMWIVMIYFGATADLGFIWLLADTLNAMMAIPNLIALALLSPVVFKLTREFFASGGATEGPGTQTK
- a CDS encoding IS3 family transposase (programmed frameshift): MKMTRYSEPQILAILRQAEGGVPVTELCREHGMSNASFYKWRSKYGGMDASMISQMKALEDENRRLKKMYAEMSMQAELLKEALGKKLIRPALRRGLAEKAVARHGISIALACRTFDVSETCYRYSPLLSDENEEIADLLVGLTAARKTWGFGLCFLHLRNVQGHSWNHKRVYRIYCELELNLRIKPRKRLKRDKPDALAVPDAPNMTWSMDFMADRLGDGRAFRLLNVLDDFNREGLGIEVDFSLPAERVIRSLNRIIEWRGKPGTIRVDNGPEYISGKLLEWAEKQGIIIQYIQPGKPQQNAYIERYNRTVRHEWLDQHIIENIEEAQDFATQWLWTYNNDRPNMGLGGITPAMKLKMAA
- a CDS encoding IS3 family transposase (programmed frameshift) is translated as MAPRPSEEFKRDAVRIALTSGLTRRQASSDLGVGMSTLCKWIGTYRDADVVSKEDQELANENERLRRENRLLREERELLKKGNNLLCGPKQMRFSFVEKHRNSIPTERLCRIVDVTPRGYRAWRKRPACQRQRGDMVLLAHIREQHRLSLQSYGRPRMVEELKELGLDIGHRRVGRLMRQNGISVVRTRKYKATTDSNHKFNITPNLLNRNFSADRPNQKWVVDISHIWTREGWLYLAVVLDLYSRRVVGWAVSNRMKRDLAIRALNMAITLRRPPKGCIHHSDRGSQYCSQDYQKILRRYGFKVSMSGKGNCYDNAAMETFFKTIKAELIWRHSWQTRRAAEIAIFEYINGFYNPRRRHSALGWKSPLAFEKIAA
- a CDS encoding universal stress protein, which encodes MATKILLTIDHTDDTSWKKALPIALEQAKFYGAELHTVEVIPEIIQLPNLPANYGAGAKEFVRKAVQAILDQGNASDVPVHIKEGSVYREILKLAHKDGFDMIVIASAKGDFPNYEIGPNLARVVRNAHCTVMVIRD
- a CDS encoding TetR/AcrR family transcriptional regulator; translation: MPRKPKYDRNELIDRARDLFWQRGWAGTSLKNLEAALQMKPGSFYAAFGSKDALFELALDKYAKDGILRLKALAAELGPIKALQLFPEMAIENDAAPAKACMLAKTVLELHARGHPLAARANGHLLRMEGQFAELFQAAQSAGYIDKALDPKVLARRYQSDLLGLRVSAEREGVDAKAIATEIADSLSRL
- a CDS encoding site-specific integrase, whose translation is MSVVIFELGAIVVLAKYIHLKKNSEVWYFRRRVPEDVRHYYPKLGKRGEIFHSLKTKDPMEAARMADKLATQQDSLWDSVRGNVNLVGPETVEVAHAILDAHDLKPGQKAEYDTYCIEPEDFMSTLRMEADVHSADDTRARPNWFREVPPEYQMAQDLFNGKKAPLFLSDALVKFQELKGEDPTTKKGADRVRVVEDFIGLVGNLQILDYSREHANEYIHYLLTEKGNKTATVKRRLNGLRPVFKTVCREFELTDRQIFEGNHIPNLGEDSKDRLPFTNTELQTIWSACVQQDDDMRWIIALMIDTGMRLGEVVGLKVEDIKIDDPSPYVIVRPNDARSLKWTCHGIVPPL
- a CDS encoding aminomethyltransferase family protein, whose protein sequence is MHRHGYPRLIPCRHNPLKEGRARYTFFTNDDGGIMDDLIVANAGDHLFVVVNASMRDQDIPHMASHLDGIEVTEIFSRALIAMQKRRREEGGFPGAARIQRDLAQGW
- a CDS encoding carboxymuconolactone decarboxylase family protein → MANFPSHDLDTAPDASKPLLEKSQKAFGRLPGLHKVLAESPQAYEGYQLLHKLFTETDFDADELTVVWQAINVENACHYCVPAHTGIAKMMKVSDELTEALRTEMPLPSAKLEALRTFTIQMLRERGNVSEAQMKAFFDAGYGHRAVLDVILGLAQKTMSNYVNHVAETPVDEVFQPLAWQRGDTPLEV